A single Camelus bactrianus isolate YW-2024 breed Bactrian camel chromosome 1, ASM4877302v1, whole genome shotgun sequence DNA region contains:
- the LRRC58 gene encoding leucine-rich repeat-containing protein 58 has protein sequence MEEAGAAVIAAGEAELNLSRFSVSPETLESELEARGEERRGAREALLRLLLPHNRLVSLPRALGNGFPHLQLLDVSGNALTALGPELLALRGLRTLLAKNNRLGGPGALPKGLAQSPLCRSLQVLNLSGNCFQEVPASLLELRALQTLSLGGNQLQSIPAEIENLRSLECLYLGGNFIKEIPPELGNVSSLNYLVLCDNKIQSVPPQLSQLHSLRSLSLHNNLLTYLPREILNLIHLEELSLRGNPLVVRFVRDLTYDPPTLLELAARTIKIRNISYTPYDLPGNLLRYLSSASNCPNPKCGGVYFDCCVRQIKFVDFCGKYRLPLMHYLCSPECSSPCSSASHSSTSQSESDSEDEASVAAHRMQKVLLG, from the exons ATGGAGGAGGCCGGAGCCGCGGTGATCGCGGCCGGAGAGGCGGAACTGAATCTGTCCCGGTTTAGCGTGTCCCCCGAGACCCTGGAGTCGGAGCTGGAGGCGCGGGGCGAGGAGCGGCGCGGCGCGCGGGAGGCTCTGCTGCGGCTGCTGCTGCCGCACAACCGTCTGGTGTCGCTGCCGCGGGCTCTGGGCAACGGCTTCCCGCATCTCCAGCTGTTGGACGTGAGCGGCAACGCGCTGACCGCGCTGGGGCCGGAGCTGCTGGCGCTGCGCGGCCTGCGTACGCTGCTGGCCAAGAACAACCGGCTTGGCGGGCCCGGCGCGCTGCCCAAGGGCCTGGCCCAGTCGCCGCTCTGCCGCAGCCTCCAGGTGCTCAACCTCAGCGGAAACTGCTTCCAGGAGGTGCCCGCCTCTCTGCTGGAGCTGCGCGCGCTGCAGACCCTCAGCTTGGGCGGCAACCAACTTCAGAGCATCCCGGCCGAGATCGAGAACTTGAGGAG TTTAGAGTGTTTGTATCTTGGAGGAAACTTCATCAAAGAAATTCCACCAGAATTAGGAAATGTGTCTTCTCTAAATTATTTGGTATTATGTGATAATAAAATCCAAAGTGTGCCTCCTCAGCTTTCACA GTTACATTCACTTCGTTCCCTCAGTCTTCACAATAACTTGCTGACATACCTGCCTCGAGAGATCCTCAACCTTATTCATTTGGAAGAATTGAGTTTACGAGGAAATCCATTGGTTGTTCGTTTCGTTAGAGATTTAACCTATGACCCTCCAACTCTCCTGGAGTTAGCTGCACGGACCATTAAAATTCGAAATATTTCCTACACTCCCTATGATCTTCCTGGGAATCTTCTTAGGTACTTGAGTTCAGCCAGCAATTGCCCAAACCCAAAGTGCGGAG GAGTCTACTTTGATTGCTGCGTCAGACAAATTAAATTTGTGGACTTCTGTGGGAAGTACCGCCTCCCCCTGATGCACTACTTGTGTTCGCCAGAGTGCTCTTCCCCTTGCAGTTCTGCCTCTCACAGCTCCACCTCCCAGAGCGAGTCTGACTCAGAAGATGAAGCTAGTGTGGCTGCACACAGAATGCAGAAAGTTCTTCTTGGTTGA